TGATCCGCTCGGCCGACGTGCTGCCGACGGGGCGCAACATCCACGCCTTCGACCCGTTCCGGATGCCGACCCAGTTCGCCATGCAGGAAGGGGCGAAACAGGCGCAGAAGCTGCTCGATACCCATGCAAGCCTGCCGCGGTCCGTGGCGATGGTGCTGTGGGGGTCGGACAACATCAAGTCGGATGGCGGCCCCATCGCCCAGGCCATGGCGCTGATGGGGACGAAGCCGCGCTTTGACAATTACGGCCGTCTGGCGGGCGCCGACCTGGTGCCGCTGGAGGAACTCGGCCGGCCGCGGATCGACGTGGTGATGACCCTGTCGGGCATCTTCCGCGACCTGCTGCCGTTGCAGACCCGGATGCTGGCCGAGGCCGCCTGGAAGGCCGCCACCGCCGATGAGCCGGTCGAGCAGAACTTCATCCGGGCCCATTCGCTGGCCCATGCCGAGAAGATGGGCGTCGACATGGAAACCGCGGCACTTCGGGTCTTCTCGAATGCCGAGGGCGCCTACGGGTCCAACGTCAACGGGCTGGTCGACAGCGGCGCCTGGGGCGACGAGGACGAACTGGCCGATGCCTACGAGGCGCGCAAGAGCTTTGCCTATGGCCGCGACGGCAAGTCCAAGGCCAATGCGGCCCTGCTGCAGCAGACGCTGAAGGATGTCGACGTTACCTATCAGAACCTCGAAAGCGTCGAGCTGGGGGTGACCACGGTCGATCACTATTTCGACACGCTGGGGGGCATCTCGCGGGCCGTGAAGCGGGCGCGCGGCGGCAGCGATGCCGCGGTCTATATCGGCGATCAGACCCGGGGCGAGGGCAAGGTGCGCACGCTTCAGGATCAGGTCGCGCTCGAGACCCGGTCGCGCAGCCTCAACCCGAAATGGTTCGAAGGCATGCTCAAGCACGGGCATGAAGGCGTGCGCCAGATCGAGGCGCAGGTCACCAACACCCTGGGATGGTCGGCGACAACCGGCCAGGTGGAGCCTTGGGTGTATCAACGGCTGTCGGAAACCTTCGTCCTCGACGAAGACATGAGAAAACGGCTGGCCAGCCTCAACCCTGCGGCATCGGCCCGGATGGCGAACCGCCTTCTGGAAGCCAATGACCGCAATTACTGGCAACCCGACGCCGAAACTCTTGCCGCGCTTCAGGCGGCGGCCGACGAACTGGAAGACCGGCTCGAAGGCATAGTGGCGGCGGAATAAGCCGCGAACGGAGGGAACCAATGAGCCCCAGAGACGACATTCCTGTGCTGAAGGGCGAAGACGGCGAAGGCTCCGTCCAGGTCCATCAGGACGAAACGATGAAGATCGAGGGGGCGAAGGTCTTTTCGATCTACGGCAAGGGCGGGATCGGCAAGTCGACGACCTCGTCGAACCTGTCGGCGGCCTTCTCGATGCTGGGCAAGCGCGTGCTGCAGATCGGCTGCGATCCCAAGCACGATTCGACCTTCACCCTCACCGGCCATCTGCAATCCACGGTGATCGACGTGCTCAAGGAGGTGGATTTCCACCCCGAAGAACTGCGCCCCGAGGATTTCATGGTCGAGGGCTTCAACGGCGTGATGTGCGTCGAGGCGGGCGGACCGCCGGCGGGCACCGGCTGCGGCGGCTATGTCGTGGGCCAGACCGTCAAGCTGCTCAAGCAGCACCACATGCTGGAAGATACCGATGTGGTGATCTTCGACGTCCTGGGCGACGTGGTCTGCGGCGGCTTCGCGGCGCCCTTGCAACATGCCGACCGGGCGGTGATCGTGACCGCGAACGATTTCGACTCGATCTACGCCATGAACCGGATCATCGCCGCGGTTCAGGCCAAGTCCAAGAACTACAACGTGCGGCTTGCGGGTTGCATCGCGAACCGCTCCGAGGATACCGATCAGGTCGACAAGTATTGCAACCGGGTGGGCTTCGACCGGATTGCGCATATGCCGCTGGTCGATGCGATCCGGCGTTCGCGGCTGATGAAGAAAACGCTGTTCGAGATGCCCGATGACGAGGATATCGTGCAGTGCCGTGCCGAATATGTGCGGCTGGCGGAATTGCTTCTGGCCGGGACAGAGCCCCTGGCGCCGCATCCGCTGCCGGACCGGGAAATCTTTGAATTGCTTGGGTTCGATTGATGGACAGCTACGCCCGCACCCGGGAACGACTCGAGACCTATTTCGGCCGCACGGCCGCCAAGACGTGGGAGAACCTGACCTCCGACGCGCCGGTATCGCGCATCCGCCAGACGGTGCGCGAGGGGCGCGACCAGATGCGTGCCGCGATGCTGGCGCGGCTGCCCGAGGACCTGACCGGCTGCCGCGTGCTCGATGCCGGTTGCGGCGCCGGGCCGATGACGCTGGAGCTCGTCCAGCGCGGCGCCGAGGTGGTGGCCTGCGACATTTCGCAAAGCCTGCTTGATGTCGCGAAAAGCCGGATCCCCGACAAGTATCATCGCCAGATCACCTTCGTGGCGGGCGACATGCTGAGCGAACGGCTGGGGCGTTTCGACTATGTCATGGCGATGGACAGCCTGATCCACTATCAGGCCCGCGACATCGCCGAGGCCCTGGGCAAGCTTGCGCCCCGCACCCGCGGCAAGATCGTCTTCACCGTCGCGCCGAAGACGCCGCTGCTGAGCGTCATGCATGTGACCGGCAAGCTCTTCCCGCGGTCGGACCGCTCGCCCCGGATCATTCCGCATTCCGAGGCCAGGATTGCCAGCGCGCTGCGCAAGGCCCTGGTCAAGGGGCGGCTGCGCGCCGTCGCGCGGGTCGCCAAGGGGTTTTATATCAGCCAGGCCATGGAGCTTGAAAGATGAGCAAGAAGCCTCATCCCCTGACCAGGATGTCGGCGAAGTTCCTTCCCTTCGCCGATGCCGCCTCGGACGGTCTGCCGATGAACGAGCTGTTGCGGCTGTCGCTGTTCCAGGTGTCGGTGGGGATGGCGACGGTGATGCTGCTGGGCACGCTGAACCGGGTGATGATCGTCGAGCTTTCGGTGCCGGCGATCGTCGTGGCGATGATGATCGCCGTGCCGGTCCTGGTCGCGCCCTTCCGCGCGCTGATGGGCTTTCGGTCCGACAATCACAGATCGGCCATCGGCTGGAAGCGCGTCCCCTACATGTGGTTCGGCACGCTCTGGCAGATGGGCGGGCTGGCGATCATGCCGTTTTCGCTTTTGCTGTTGTCGGGCGACCAGACGCTGGGCCCGACCTGGGCGGGCGAGGTCTTTGCCGCCATCGCCTTCCTGATGACCGGCCTCGGGCTGCACATGACCCAGACCGCGGGCCTGGCGCTGGCCTCGGATCGCGCCACCGACGAGACCCGGCCGCGGGTGGTGGCGCTGCTTTACGTCATGTTCCTCCTGGGGATGGGGATTTCGTCCATCGTCATCGGCTGGCTCCTGCGCGATTTCTCGTCTATCCGGCTGATCCGGGTGGTGCAGGGCGCCGCCGTGGTGACGATCCTGCTGAACCTCGTCGCGCTCTGGAAACAGGAGCGCATGTGCCCGATGTCGAAGGAAGAGCGCGAGGCGCCGCAGCCGGGCTTCGGCGATGCCTGGCGCGACTTCCTGAAGGGCGGCAGCGCCGGACGGCTTCTGGCGGTTGTGTTCGTCGGCACGCTGGCCTTCTCGATGCAGGATGTGCTGCTGGAACCCTATGGCGGGCAGATCCTCGGGCTGTCGGTCTCATCGACCACGCTTCTGACCGCGCTTTGGGCCTTCGGGGCGCTGATCGGCTTCGGGCTGGCGGCGCGCTGGCTGGGGCAGGGCATGAATTCGCACCGGATGGGGGCGCTGGGCATTCTCGGCGGCATCGTCGCCTTCACCCTGGTGATCTTTGCCGGGCCGCTGCATTCGGGCCTTCTGTTCTTCTTCGGCGCGATGCTGATCGGCTTTGGCGGCGGGCTGTTCTCGGTCTCGACCCTGACCGCGGCGATGGCGCTGCCGGTGCGGGATTTCGCCGGTCGCGGGCTTGCGCTCGGGGCCTGGGGCGCGGCGCAGGCCACCGCCTCGGGGCTGGCCGTGGCGCTGGGCGGGGCCTTGCGCGACGGAATCGGGCATCTCGCGACGGCGGGCGTTCTGGGCGAAGGGCTCAACACGCCGGCCACCGGATACGCGGCGGTCTACCACATTGAGATCGTCCTTCTCTTCGTGACACTCATGGTTCTGGGGCCGCTTGTGCGCCCACAGGACCGCAACCATCCCAACAGGGATTCCTCGGCCAAGATCGGGCTGGCCGACTTCCCAACCTGACCCGGAGGACCGATACCCATGGTCAACGCTTTTTTCGGAAACTTCGACATTGCCAGTCTGGCCATCTGGTCGTTCTGGCTGTTCTTCGCTGGGCTGATCTTCTATCTCCAGCGGATGAACATGCATGAGGGCTACCCGCTGGAAGACGAGGTGGGGAATGCCGCGCCGAACCAGGGCATGTTCCCGCTGCCCGCGGCCAAGACCTTCAAGCTGCCGCATGGCCAGGGCGAAAAGACCGTGCCCGACATGCAGACCGACCCCCGCAACGCGGATCTGGCACTGCAGAAGGTCACCAAGAGCAACGGCTACCCGCTGGAGCCGACCGGCGATCCGATGGTCGACGGCGTGGGCCCGGCTGCCTGGTGCGCCCGCAAGGACGAGCCCGAGCTCGACGGCCGCGGCCATCCGAAGATCCAGCCGCTCTCGGTGCTGAAGACCTTCAAGGTCTCGGCCGGTCGCGACCCGCGCGGCATGCCGGTGATCGCGGGCGACGGCGAGGCGGTCGGCACCATTGTCGACATGTGGGTCGACGAGCCCGAACAGCTGGTGCGCTATCTCGAACTGGAACTTGACGAGGCCCATGGCGGCGGCCGCCGCCTGCTGCCGATGCAGCTGGCCAAGATCGGCTGGTTCAAGCCCGAGGTCTCGGTGCACTCGATCTACGGCAAGCATTTCGCCGCCGTTCCGACCATCAAGTCGGCCAAGCAGATCACCAAGCTCGAAGAAGACAAGGTCTGTGCCTATTACGCGGGCGGCAAGCTTTACGCCGACCCCGCCGAGCGGCTCGAACCGCAATTCTGAGGAAGGGACGCAATGTCCGACGACGATTTCGCCGCCGAACCGATCAAGGGACTGCCGGAGCGCCTGCCCGAGGGGGAACATATCCTCTGGCAGGGCCGGCCCGACTGGTGGGCGCTCGCCCGTGAGAGCCTCGCCCTGTTCTGGGTGGGCGGTTATTTCGTCGTTCTCTTCCTGTGGCGCATGATCGTCGCTGCCGAGACCATGCCCTGGTCGCAGGCGGCGGTCGCGTCGTCGTTCTTCCTGGTCCTGGGGGCCGTGGTCTGCCTGCTGCTGCTGATCACGGCCTTCGTCCAGGCGCGGGCCACCGTCTATACCGTCACCAACCGGCGTGTGGCGCTCCGGATCGGAGCGGCGCTCGATATGACGCTGAACCTGCCCTATACCCAGATCGGCAATGCCAATCTCGACCTTCGGAAATCCGGGAGCGGCACGATCGCCTTCGAATTGATGGGAACGACCAAGTTCTCGTATCTTCTGTGCTGGCCCCATATCCGTCCCTGGCGGATGGCCCGCACGGAACCCGCGTTCCGCTGTATCCCCGACGCGGCGAAGATCGCCCGACTGATTGCCGACGCGGCGGAAACGCGGGTCTCCGAGCCCCGGCTCACGCGCGTCGATGCCGACGACACCGTCGCAGCGGAGTAGCAGAAGATGGCTCGAAACAACCGGCATACCGGCCCTTACAACCACGGAGAGAAGATCCCTCCGATCCTGATCAAGGGCATGTTCGGGGTCGCGCTTTTCGCGCTGATCCTGGTGAGTTACGCGCGGCTGACCGACCGGCCGCTCGACGCGCTTCCTGATGCGGGAGCCCCGGTGGCGGTGGAGCGCCAGATCGTGATCAGCGCCAAGATCGACGGCTCGGCGAAGGTCTACGATACCGAGGGCAACCAGGTCTTCGAGTTCGCCCCCAACGAGGGCGGCTTCGTGGCCGGGGTCTGGCGGGCGCTCGAGCTCAAGCGCAAGCAGGCCGGCGTGCCGCTCGACGCCCCGGTCCGTCTGGTCCGGTTCGAGGATGGGCGGATTTCTCTGTACGACGACCAGACAGGCTGGCGTGCGGAACTGGTCGGCTTCGGTGCCGACAACACGGCAGCCTTCGCGCGGCTGCTGGACTGACCGGAGGGATCGGGAACATGCCCTCCACATCTAAAAACAGGGAACCGAAAGATGGGAATTTTCACCCGACGGAAGGAGACCGCACCTTGTACGGTTGAGGTCTCGCACAGGTTCGAAAGCCTGCATGCGCATGTCCGGTTCAACAACGGGGCCGTCGTGCATCCGGGCGACGAGGTGCTGGTGCAGGGCCCCGAGATCATGGCCCCCTATGGCGAAGTGGTCAGGGAGGACCGCACCGCCATCATCACCCGGGCCACGCCGCTCGAACGTCTGTGGACGCGACTGACCGGCGATCTGGAATTCATGGAGCTTTGCGAATTCTCCTTTTCCGAGGAGGTGAAGCTGTGAACGCCCATACCGCCGATGCCACCACCGTCGAGGAAAGCCTCGCGATTCAGGAACAGCAGGCCGTTCTGGACAGCGAGACCGCGACCGCCGTCGCGATGCAGGACACCCTGCTGACGCCGCGCTTCTACACCACCGATTTCGAGGCGCTCGACGCCATCGACGTGACCCCGGTCCGGGCCGACTGGGACGCGCTGATCGCCGAGATGCAGGCCGATCCGAACAAGGGCCATTTCCGCAAGGACGAGACCTGGGACCATGTCGACTGGGACGGGATGGAGCCCGAGTTGAAGAAGGAGTTCATCGACTTCCTGATCAGCTCCTGCACCGCCGAGTTTTCGGGCTGCGTGCTCTACAAGGAGATGAAGCGTCGCGGCTCGAACCATGACGTGACCGAGCTGTTCCAGCTGATGGCCCGCGACGAGGCGCGCCATGCAGGCTTCATCAACGACGCGCTGCGCGAGGCCGGGATCGCGGTCAATCTTGGCTTTCTGACCCAGAAGAAGAAATACACCTACTTCCGGCCGAAATTCATCTACTACGCCACCTATCTGAGCGAGAAGATCGGCTATGCCCGCTACATCACGATCTTCCGCCATCTCGAGGCGCATCCGGAAAAGCGGTTCCACCCGATCTTCAAGTGGTTCCGCGAATGGTGCAATGACGAGTTCCGCCATGGCGAGGCCTTCGCGCTTCTGATGAAGACCGACCCGAAACTGACCTCGGGCGTCAATGTGCTGTGGATCAAGTTCTTCCT
The genomic region above belongs to Rhodovulum sulfidophilum DSM 1374 and contains:
- the bchL gene encoding ferredoxin:protochlorophyllide reductase (ATP-dependent) iron-sulfur ATP-binding protein, which gives rise to MSPRDDIPVLKGEDGEGSVQVHQDETMKIEGAKVFSIYGKGGIGKSTTSSNLSAAFSMLGKRVLQIGCDPKHDSTFTLTGHLQSTVIDVLKEVDFHPEELRPEDFMVEGFNGVMCVEAGGPPAGTGCGGYVVGQTVKLLKQHHMLEDTDVVIFDVLGDVVCGGFAAPLQHADRAVIVTANDFDSIYAMNRIIAAVQAKSKNYNVRLAGCIANRSEDTDQVDKYCNRVGFDRIAHMPLVDAIRRSRLMKKTLFEMPDDEDIVQCRAEYVRLAELLLAGTEPLAPHPLPDREIFELLGFD
- the bchM gene encoding magnesium protoporphyrin IX methyltransferase, with amino-acid sequence MDSYARTRERLETYFGRTAAKTWENLTSDAPVSRIRQTVREGRDQMRAAMLARLPEDLTGCRVLDAGCGAGPMTLELVQRGAEVVACDISQSLLDVAKSRIPDKYHRQITFVAGDMLSERLGRFDYVMAMDSLIHYQARDIAEALGKLAPRTRGKIVFTVAPKTPLLSVMHVTGKLFPRSDRSPRIIPHSEARIASALRKALVKGRLRAVARVAKGFYISQAMELER
- a CDS encoding PucC family protein; protein product: MSKKPHPLTRMSAKFLPFADAASDGLPMNELLRLSLFQVSVGMATVMLLGTLNRVMIVELSVPAIVVAMMIAVPVLVAPFRALMGFRSDNHRSAIGWKRVPYMWFGTLWQMGGLAIMPFSLLLLSGDQTLGPTWAGEVFAAIAFLMTGLGLHMTQTAGLALASDRATDETRPRVVALLYVMFLLGMGISSIVIGWLLRDFSSIRLIRVVQGAAVVTILLNLVALWKQERMCPMSKEEREAPQPGFGDAWRDFLKGGSAGRLLAVVFVGTLAFSMQDVLLEPYGGQILGLSVSSTTLLTALWAFGALIGFGLAARWLGQGMNSHRMGALGILGGIVAFTLVIFAGPLHSGLLFFFGAMLIGFGGGLFSVSTLTAAMALPVRDFAGRGLALGAWGAAQATASGLAVALGGALRDGIGHLATAGVLGEGLNTPATGYAAVYHIEIVLLFVTLMVLGPLVRPQDRNHPNRDSSAKIGLADFPT
- the puhA gene encoding photosynthetic reaction center subunit H; translated protein: MVNAFFGNFDIASLAIWSFWLFFAGLIFYLQRMNMHEGYPLEDEVGNAAPNQGMFPLPAAKTFKLPHGQGEKTVPDMQTDPRNADLALQKVTKSNGYPLEPTGDPMVDGVGPAAWCARKDEPELDGRGHPKIQPLSVLKTFKVSAGRDPRGMPVIAGDGEAVGTIVDMWVDEPEQLVRYLELELDEAHGGGRRLLPMQLAKIGWFKPEVSVHSIYGKHFAAVPTIKSAKQITKLEEDKVCAYYAGGKLYADPAERLEPQF
- the puhB gene encoding photosynthetic complex putative assembly protein PuhB, with the protein product MSDDDFAAEPIKGLPERLPEGEHILWQGRPDWWALARESLALFWVGGYFVVLFLWRMIVAAETMPWSQAAVASSFFLVLGAVVCLLLLITAFVQARATVYTVTNRRVALRIGAALDMTLNLPYTQIGNANLDLRKSGSGTIAFELMGTTKFSYLLCWPHIRPWRMARTEPAFRCIPDAAKIARLIADAAETRVSEPRLTRVDADDTVAAE
- the puhC gene encoding photosynthetic complex assembly protein PuhC; its protein translation is MARNNRHTGPYNHGEKIPPILIKGMFGVALFALILVSYARLTDRPLDALPDAGAPVAVERQIVISAKIDGSAKVYDTEGNQVFEFAPNEGGFVAGVWRALELKRKQAGVPLDAPVRLVRFEDGRISLYDDQTGWRAELVGFGADNTAAFARLLD
- the acsF gene encoding magnesium-protoporphyrin IX monomethyl ester (oxidative) cyclase, which translates into the protein MNAHTADATTVEESLAIQEQQAVLDSETATAVAMQDTLLTPRFYTTDFEALDAIDVTPVRADWDALIAEMQADPNKGHFRKDETWDHVDWDGMEPELKKEFIDFLISSCTAEFSGCVLYKEMKRRGSNHDVTELFQLMARDEARHAGFINDALREAGIAVNLGFLTQKKKYTYFRPKFIYYATYLSEKIGYARYITIFRHLEAHPEKRFHPIFKWFREWCNDEFRHGEAFALLMKTDPKLTSGVNVLWIKFFLTAVFATMHVRDHQRPEFHKALGVDTDWYGQEVFRKTSELSRQIFPITLDIDHPRWARGLAALQEASVAIDAARKRGGVAGKLAQWAGSARAAGAFLSLLTIPARRHEVPASPRLEPVY